One window from the genome of Methanoculleus sp. 7T encodes:
- a CDS encoding GNAT family N-acetyltransferase codes for MSAFEVCEIPPEDYSRWDDVVRASLEGTVFHLSGWVTTVGDLTQRKTAILGVFRQDDLLGGCALYVRPSRVLSSATTDAPLTPFGGVCILPSESVKGKKQLLYRHLIIGALRDHLAARFDAVNLTNSPGLVDIRPFTWDGWKSNVLFTNYLMLSDAVADTTSRTVRNALKRAAKNGITVEKMVDGALYADLFQKTFERQNLPPPVSKEFLGRMIDLIEARRIGEMWHAKTPSGETAASMIVLWDSRHAHAWSAVSDPELRETEAHAHLFREVCRDLQSRGFTGFNLQTGNTPQLSAFYASYRPVLTPYYQVAVTAFRTRVAYAVKSAVDTLVRR; via the coding sequence ATGTCCGCGTTTGAGGTGTGCGAGATCCCGCCGGAGGACTACTCCCGGTGGGACGATGTCGTGAGAGCGTCGCTCGAAGGGACCGTCTTCCACCTGAGCGGCTGGGTAACGACCGTCGGGGATCTGACTCAAAGAAAGACCGCGATCCTTGGAGTCTTCCGGCAGGACGACCTTCTCGGCGGCTGTGCGCTCTACGTGCGCCCTTCCCGAGTGCTCTCCTCCGCAACCACGGACGCCCCTCTGACGCCGTTTGGAGGCGTCTGCATCCTCCCATCGGAGAGCGTGAAGGGCAAGAAGCAGCTGCTCTACAGGCACTTGATCATAGGGGCGCTCCGGGATCACCTGGCGGCTCGCTTCGATGCGGTCAATCTGACGAACTCTCCCGGCCTTGTGGACATACGCCCGTTTACCTGGGATGGGTGGAAGAGCAACGTGCTCTTTACCAACTACCTCATGCTCTCCGACGCCGTTGCCGACACCACGTCGCGAACCGTAAGAAACGCCCTCAAACGGGCGGCAAAGAACGGGATCACGGTGGAGAAGATGGTAGACGGCGCACTCTACGCCGATCTCTTCCAAAAGACGTTTGAGAGGCAGAACCTTCCCCCGCCGGTCTCCAAAGAGTTTCTCGGCAGGATGATCGACCTGATCGAGGCGAGACGGATCGGCGAGATGTGGCACGCAAAAACGCCGTCAGGAGAGACCGCGGCCTCGATGATCGTCTTATGGGATAGCAGGCACGCCCACGCGTGGTCGGCGGTATCCGATCCGGAACTGCGGGAGACGGAGGCGCATGCGCACCTCTTTCGAGAGGTATGCAGGGACCTGCAAAGCCGGGGATTTACAGGGTTCAACCTCCAGACAGGCAACACGCCGCAGCTCTCGGCATTCTATGCAAGTTATCGCCCCGTCCTGACCCCCTACTATCAGGTCGCAGTGACCGCGTTCAGAACGAGGGTCGCCTACGCAGTAAAAAGCGCCGTCGATACCCTCGTCCGGCGCTGA
- a CDS encoding GNAT family N-acetyltransferase, whose protein sequence is MFAKVLIPTDLSEASIVMAERIGEVPGVREVVLFHARVSAGPPPADEPFRRMQEALQRQGIPAEVSIAESDGTSVPEMILRAAAEMGANLIAMGVRDQGLLRNLFSGNVAAAVLRDAKTHVLIVSQSGGGGGPLFARLLVPTDLADPAPEVRSVLEDPAGSGTAVLLHVVEPERAGTEREAGDRLAALCENLKPTGRRLTAMVRTGSPARTICAVADETGASAVVIPRIGKRDAPGSAPLGSVTAGVVGCIKSPVLVLAVPVHLRIETRELRRDEFALAEEIWTDYHQLKADPETDRIFGVFADETLVSVARCRRHPDGYEVDGVFTPVRFRGRGYARRAMDALVEACQHDTLYMHSVRNLVDFYGAYGFVSIPESDLPPTIRARFAFALGEMEGANVQPMRRAAGPFRRNKA, encoded by the coding sequence ATGTTTGCGAAGGTGCTCATTCCAACAGACCTCTCCGAAGCCTCCATCGTCATGGCGGAGCGGATCGGCGAGGTTCCGGGTGTCCGTGAGGTCGTCCTCTTCCACGCCCGGGTATCGGCGGGGCCGCCGCCCGCCGACGAACCGTTCCGCCGGATGCAGGAGGCGCTGCAGCGGCAGGGCATCCCTGCGGAGGTCTCGATCGCGGAGAGCGATGGGACGTCTGTTCCGGAGATGATACTCAGGGCCGCCGCCGAGATGGGTGCGAACCTGATTGCGATGGGCGTCAGAGACCAAGGGCTTCTCCGGAACCTCTTCTCAGGGAACGTTGCGGCCGCCGTGCTCCGGGATGCCAAGACGCACGTCCTGATCGTCTCTCAGTCGGGAGGCGGCGGCGGGCCGCTCTTTGCGCGATTGCTGGTGCCGACCGACCTCGCAGACCCGGCGCCGGAGGTCCGCTCGGTGCTGGAAGATCCTGCAGGGAGCGGGACGGCGGTGCTCCTGCATGTCGTCGAGCCGGAACGCGCCGGCACGGAGCGGGAGGCAGGTGACCGGCTCGCTGCTCTCTGTGAAAACCTCAAACCTACGGGGCGCAGGCTCACAGCGATGGTCCGAACCGGGAGCCCGGCACGCACCATCTGCGCCGTAGCAGATGAGACGGGCGCCTCTGCGGTCGTCATCCCGCGTATCGGTAAGCGCGACGCCCCGGGAAGCGCCCCGCTCGGGAGCGTCACCGCCGGCGTCGTGGGGTGCATAAAGTCGCCGGTGCTGGTGCTGGCGGTTCCGGTTCATCTGCGGATAGAGACCCGGGAGCTGCGAAGAGACGAATTCGCGCTCGCCGAGGAGATCTGGACCGATTATCACCAGTTGAAAGCGGATCCGGAGACGGACCGAATATTCGGGGTCTTCGCGGACGAGACCCTCGTCTCCGTCGCCAGATGCCGCCGGCACCCGGACGGCTACGAGGTGGACGGCGTCTTTACCCCGGTCCGGTTCCGGGGCAGGGGGTATGCCCGGAGAGCGATGGACGCCCTCGTCGAGGCATGCCAGCACGATACCCTGTACATGCACTCGGTCCGGAACCTCGTCGATTTCTACGGAGCATACGGGTTCGTATCGATACCGGAGAGCGACCTCCCGCCGACCATCCGTGCGAGGTTCGCGTTTGCCCTCGGCGAGATGGAGGGGGCGAACGTCCAGCCGATGCGCCGGGCGGCGGGCCCGTTTCGGAGGAACAAAGCATAA
- a CDS encoding ATP-binding protein — translation MYLPIVLAAYWFPRRGTAFSLVLSLGYLAMALPFAEGDAGLIVAALSRAVVFVAIGAIISFLSLRLREQEQRYRGVFDNSEAGTFIVAPENTGPRIEEANYMGAALLGSAAGDLIGEPITRFIDEPGAWGDFGERIRSDNAVYGYETVLRRLDGAAVQVLVSGGRLPDGRIILTLVDITARKNAEDALRQANAKLNTMGRLTRNDLMAAVSALLKRIAEGIREFGDPAVRRYLDSLEEDARLVQRRAEITRDYQDLGLRSPGWQPLQKVIREATSCLLLPGVSVRPWVERLEVFADPMLDRVFSNLIENSARHGKTVSQVVITYQLRDGALSLYVEDDGVGVPEAEKEKIFEYGVGEGGGLGLFFVREILSITNMTIRETGRPGEGARFVIDVPPDGYRIV, via the coding sequence ATGTATCTGCCGATCGTCCTCGCCGCCTACTGGTTCCCCCGCCGCGGCACCGCCTTCTCGCTCGTCCTGAGCCTTGGGTACCTGGCGATGGCCCTGCCCTTTGCCGAGGGGGACGCCGGACTGATCGTCGCGGCGCTCTCACGGGCGGTGGTCTTCGTCGCCATCGGCGCTATCATATCATTCCTCTCGCTGAGGCTGCGGGAGCAGGAACAGCGGTACCGGGGGGTCTTCGACAACTCGGAGGCAGGGACGTTCATCGTTGCACCGGAGAACACAGGGCCCCGCATTGAGGAGGCCAATTACATGGGTGCCGCTCTCCTTGGCTCCGCGGCAGGCGACCTGATCGGCGAGCCCATCACCAGGTTCATCGACGAGCCCGGGGCATGGGGGGACTTTGGGGAGAGGATCCGCTCGGACAACGCGGTCTACGGCTACGAGACCGTCCTCCGGCGCTTGGACGGGGCCGCCGTCCAGGTGCTCGTGTCGGGCGGTCGGCTCCCCGACGGACGGATCATCCTCACGCTCGTCGATATCACCGCCCGGAAGAACGCCGAAGATGCGCTCCGCCAGGCCAACGCCAAACTGAACACGATGGGGCGCCTCACTCGGAACGACCTGATGGCGGCGGTGTCGGCGCTTCTTAAGCGGATCGCCGAGGGCATACGAGAGTTCGGCGACCCGGCCGTCCGTCGGTATTTGGACAGTCTGGAAGAGGATGCCCGGCTCGTACAACGCCGCGCAGAGATCACCCGTGACTACCAGGACCTCGGCCTCCGGTCGCCGGGCTGGCAGCCCCTGCAGAAGGTGATCCGGGAGGCGACGTCATGCCTGCTGCTGCCGGGAGTCTCGGTTCGCCCTTGGGTGGAGCGGCTCGAGGTCTTCGCCGACCCGATGCTGGACCGGGTCTTCTCGAACCTGATCGAGAACTCAGCCCGCCATGGGAAGACCGTATCGCAGGTCGTCATCACCTACCAACTCCGGGACGGCGCGCTCTCGCTCTACGTTGAGGACGACGGTGTGGGCGTCCCCGAAGCGGAGAAAGAGAAGATATTCGAGTATGGCGTCGGTGAAGGGGGCGGGCTCGGGCTCTTCTTTGTCCGGGAGATCCTCTCCATCACCAACATGACGATCCGGGAGACCGGGAGGCCCGGCGAGGGGGCGAGGTTCGTGATCGATGTGCCGCCGGACGGATACCGGATCGTATGA
- a CDS encoding cobalamin B12-binding domain-containing protein has protein sequence MGPKSPDHLDSAASSSRISDLEEALLAVDSVRAARILRDACAASSPVSCIEALVIPALEEIGRGWEQGRVALSQVYMSGRICEEVVNTMLPPGCPDRVSQPKMAIAVLEDHHTLGKRILLAVLRAGGYEVTDYGSGVTVDELVESVIRDGTEILLISTLMLPAALRAKEAIARIKEAMPETRVIVGGAPFRFDSNLWREAGADAVGRSASDTLATVRAMAGAV, from the coding sequence ATGGGACCGAAATCCCCGGACCACCTGGACTCGGCCGCATCTTCTTCCCGCATCTCTGATCTGGAAGAGGCGCTGCTGGCTGTCGACTCGGTGCGAGCGGCCAGGATCCTTCGAGACGCGTGCGCTGCGAGTTCCCCCGTCTCCTGCATAGAGGCCTTGGTCATCCCTGCCCTTGAGGAGATCGGGAGAGGCTGGGAGCAGGGGCGGGTTGCCCTTTCGCAGGTCTATATGAGCGGGCGGATCTGTGAGGAGGTCGTCAACACGATGCTCCCTCCGGGCTGCCCTGATCGTGTATCTCAACCGAAGATGGCGATAGCGGTCCTCGAGGACCACCATACCCTGGGAAAGCGGATCCTCCTTGCCGTGCTCCGGGCGGGCGGCTATGAGGTGACTGATTACGGCTCGGGGGTGACGGTCGACGAGCTCGTCGAGAGCGTGATCAGGGACGGGACCGAGATCCTGCTCATATCCACGCTCATGCTCCCCGCAGCGCTCAGGGCAAAGGAGGCGATCGCCCGCATCAAAGAGGCGATGCCGGAGACCCGGGTGATCGTCGGTGGAGCGCCGTTCAGGTTCGACTCGAACCTCTGGAGAGAGGCCGGGGCCGATGCCGTGGGCCGCTCGGCATCGGATACCCTTGCGACCGTGCGGGCGATGGCGGGGGCCGTATGA
- a CDS encoding PAS domain-containing protein codes for MENLYNTSPADLLHEVLQDIGPALDRRSQERLKAGIESLLAENRDLAARAARSEEEVSEALRESEERYRSFVENFQGIAFQADLAFTPIFLHGAVEAITGYTEEAFMKGKVRWSAIIHPEDRPAVSGLAKRVAASEPGVVIEREYRIVRKDGEIRWIRELVHTVERGPRRERRVQGSLYDVTDYKRAEERLRESEATARALLNAPTDTIALLDTAGRLLDVNDAVIRRFSRSREELIGMNISEVFPPTVTEVHAARLRKVAESGAPVRFEEVWEGRWYDTVLYPVRDAHGAVTRIAVIARDITGMKQAEDALRRRTHDLDERVKELSCLYAISRIVEQPGVSLDRILQEAALALPQGWQYPDDTVVRITVHGRKFETEGFRETPWRQVSPVLVDRNPVGMVEVRYLHRRPEEDEGPFLREERSLLDTVASRLGEAIERLQAVENLRRSEEKFREIAQRSFDMIYTCYHEGGIAYISPAVIRILGYTPAELIGSRCRDFVSSSSLPAWEEGQKKIARGEPVEGLEIEFYRKDGSAAFVELNESPIVREQAVIGVHVVGRDITERKQYERLRQQAFEQIERNIEQFAVLGDHIRQPLQVILGTADLSVEGAATAKIREQVDRINGYIRELDRGWIESRQVREFLRKHELA; via the coding sequence ATGGAGAACCTGTATAATACGTCTCCGGCCGACCTTCTGCACGAGGTGCTGCAGGACATCGGGCCGGCCCTCGACCGCCGGTCGCAGGAGAGGCTCAAAGCCGGTATCGAATCTTTGCTCGCCGAGAACCGGGACCTCGCCGCACGAGCCGCGCGGTCGGAGGAGGAGGTGAGCGAGGCGCTCCGGGAGAGCGAGGAGCGGTATCGTTCGTTTGTGGAGAACTTCCAGGGGATAGCGTTCCAGGCCGACCTCGCCTTTACCCCGATCTTCCTCCACGGCGCGGTCGAGGCGATCACCGGCTACACCGAAGAAGCGTTCATGAAGGGCAAGGTCCGCTGGAGCGCCATCATTCATCCCGAGGACCGGCCGGCCGTCTCCGGCCTTGCCAAGCGGGTGGCTGCGTCCGAACCGGGCGTGGTGATCGAGCGGGAGTACCGGATCGTCCGGAAGGACGGCGAGATACGGTGGATACGGGAACTGGTCCATACCGTCGAGAGGGGTCCGAGACGGGAGAGGCGGGTGCAGGGCTCGCTCTACGACGTCACTGATTACAAGCGGGCGGAAGAAAGGCTGCGGGAGAGCGAAGCGACGGCACGCGCGCTCCTCAACGCCCCGACCGATACGATAGCCCTGCTGGATACGGCCGGCCGGCTCCTCGACGTCAACGATGCGGTGATCCGGCGGTTTTCGCGGAGCCGGGAGGAACTCATCGGCATGAACATCTCCGAAGTATTTCCCCCTACTGTGACGGAGGTGCATGCCGCACGCCTGCGCAAGGTTGCGGAATCCGGAGCTCCCGTCCGGTTCGAAGAGGTGTGGGAGGGGCGGTGGTACGACACCGTCCTCTACCCGGTCAGGGATGCGCATGGCGCCGTCACCCGGATCGCGGTCATCGCGAGGGATATCACCGGTATGAAGCAGGCGGAGGACGCCCTGCGAAGGCGGACGCACGACCTGGACGAACGGGTAAAAGAACTCTCGTGCCTGTATGCGATATCCCGCATCGTCGAGCAGCCGGGGGTATCGCTCGACCGTATCCTCCAAGAGGCCGCCCTGGCGCTCCCGCAGGGCTGGCAGTATCCTGACGACACCGTCGTCCGAATAACCGTACACGGGCGCAAATTTGAGACTGAAGGGTTCCGCGAGACGCCGTGGCGGCAGGTGTCTCCGGTCCTTGTCGACAGGAACCCGGTCGGCATGGTGGAGGTCCGCTATCTCCACAGGAGACCCGAGGAGGACGAGGGGCCGTTCCTCCGGGAGGAGCGGTCGCTGCTCGATACCGTCGCCAGCCGCCTTGGTGAAGCGATCGAGCGCCTTCAAGCCGTGGAGAACCTCCGGAGGAGCGAGGAGAAGTTCCGGGAGATTGCTCAGCGGAGTTTCGATATGATCTACACCTGCTACCATGAGGGCGGAATCGCCTATATCTCACCCGCCGTGATCCGGATCCTCGGCTATACTCCTGCCGAACTCATCGGTTCCCGGTGCCGCGACTTCGTCAGTTCGTCGTCTCTCCCCGCATGGGAGGAGGGGCAGAAGAAGATAGCCCGGGGCGAACCGGTCGAGGGGCTTGAGATCGAGTTCTACCGCAAAGACGGGTCCGCGGCGTTTGTCGAACTGAACGAGTCCCCGATCGTCCGCGAGCAAGCGGTGATTGGAGTTCATGTGGTCGGCAGGGATATCACCGAGCGGAAACAGTACGAGCGCCTCAGGCAACAAGCGTTCGAGCAGATCGAGCGGAACATCGAGCAGTTCGCGGTTCTTGGGGACCACATCCGCCAGCCTCTCCAGGTGATCCTCGGCACGGCCGATCTCTCCGTCGAGGGAGCGGCTACGGCAAAGATCCGGGAGCAGGTCGACCGGATCAACGGCTATATCAGGGAACTCGACCGGGGCTGGATCGAGTCGAGGCAGGTCAGGGAGTTCCTCCGGAAGCATGAGTTGGCCTGA
- a CDS encoding cation:proton antiporter domain-containing protein, whose amino-acid sequence MDATFLEQILIIFALSIAALALCYRLKMPGIVAFFLTGIIAGPYGLGLITNRADVEILAELGIIFLLFTIGMELSLKSLLEMKKGMLTGGVLQIGLTIGVVAVIASAFGLAPPEAIFFGMLLAHTSTTVMLTVFQHRGEVDTPPVRLALGVSVLQDLSTVPMILIVPMLGGMGSAGLVPSLINFVVGLLLLGAVTASALWVVPRFLYRVASLRSRELFMITIVTLCLGTAWLTSRAGLSLALGAFLAGLIISESEYSNAALSTVIPFRDIFTSFFFVSMGMLLNTGFFAAHALLIVALIIGVIILKAIIGAVAVLPAGVSLQNAVLTGLAIGQIGEFAFILSRTGIEFGLLGPDLEQIFLAVSVGTMAVAPFVIASAPRATAAVRRLPLPGWLRARDAPLKVAPANGPKEGHIIIVGFGPMGRHIAEAARSTGVPYMAVELNPKTVREERKKGEPIFFGDAINEEVLAHAGIEHARVVVVTLPNAATARQVTAIARKMNPKCAIITRTRYMEDSLALYALGADDVICEEFETAAEALPRVLIKYPVQKSEIDRLVASMRTEKYEMLREASEQVPSLRDIGLHLDNTELSIVRVEEGSPIAGKTLAETDLRRKYEVTVLAVRRGAETLAGPDGGTKIEAGDLCILLDAGQSSVEVSSLFRRGLQG is encoded by the coding sequence ATGGACGCGACCTTCCTCGAACAGATCCTGATCATATTCGCCCTCTCCATCGCAGCACTCGCCCTCTGCTACCGGCTGAAGATGCCGGGGATCGTGGCATTCTTCCTCACCGGCATCATCGCCGGACCCTACGGCCTCGGCCTCATCACGAACCGGGCCGATGTGGAGATCCTCGCCGAACTCGGCATCATCTTCCTCCTCTTCACCATCGGCATGGAACTCTCGCTCAAGAGCCTCCTTGAGATGAAGAAGGGGATGCTCACCGGCGGGGTGCTCCAGATCGGCCTGACAATCGGCGTTGTCGCCGTCATAGCATCGGCCTTCGGTCTCGCCCCGCCCGAAGCGATCTTCTTTGGGATGCTCCTTGCCCACACGAGCACCACTGTGATGCTGACCGTCTTCCAGCACCGGGGAGAGGTGGACACGCCGCCGGTCCGGCTCGCACTCGGGGTATCGGTCCTCCAGGACTTGAGCACCGTACCGATGATCCTTATCGTCCCGATGCTCGGCGGGATGGGGTCGGCGGGGCTCGTCCCCTCGCTCATAAACTTCGTCGTCGGCCTCCTCCTCCTCGGGGCCGTCACGGCAAGCGCTCTCTGGGTCGTCCCCCGCTTCCTCTACCGGGTCGCAAGCCTCCGGAGCCGCGAACTCTTCATGATCACCATCGTCACCCTCTGCCTCGGGACGGCATGGCTCACCTCCCGTGCCGGCCTCTCCCTCGCCCTCGGGGCCTTCCTCGCCGGCCTGATCATCTCGGAGTCCGAGTACAGCAATGCGGCCCTCTCCACCGTCATTCCCTTCCGCGACATCTTCACGAGTTTCTTCTTCGTCTCGATGGGGATGCTCCTCAACACCGGCTTCTTCGCGGCCCACGCGCTCCTGATCGTCGCTCTCATCATCGGCGTCATCATCCTCAAGGCGATCATCGGGGCCGTTGCCGTCCTCCCGGCAGGGGTCTCCCTCCAAAACGCCGTCCTCACAGGACTTGCCATCGGCCAGATCGGCGAGTTCGCCTTCATCCTCTCAAGGACGGGAATCGAGTTCGGGCTGCTCGGTCCCGATCTCGAGCAGATCTTCCTCGCCGTATCGGTCGGGACGATGGCGGTCGCTCCGTTCGTCATCGCATCGGCTCCGAGAGCGACCGCCGCCGTCCGCCGCCTGCCTCTACCGGGCTGGCTCAGGGCAAGAGACGCGCCTCTGAAGGTGGCCCCCGCAAACGGGCCGAAGGAGGGGCATATCATCATCGTCGGGTTCGGACCGATGGGGCGGCACATCGCTGAGGCGGCACGGAGCACGGGCGTCCCCTACATGGCCGTCGAACTCAATCCGAAGACAGTTCGGGAAGAGCGGAAGAAGGGCGAGCCGATCTTCTTCGGTGACGCCATAAACGAGGAGGTCCTTGCTCATGCCGGGATCGAGCACGCACGCGTGGTGGTCGTCACCCTCCCAAATGCGGCCACTGCACGCCAGGTTACGGCGATTGCAAGAAAGATGAACCCCAAATGCGCGATCATCACCCGGACCAGATACATGGAGGATTCCCTCGCCCTCTACGCGCTCGGTGCCGACGACGTGATCTGCGAGGAGTTCGAGACTGCGGCCGAGGCGCTTCCGAGGGTCCTGATCAAGTATCCGGTGCAAAAGAGCGAGATTGACAGGCTCGTTGCATCGATGCGGACCGAGAAGTACGAGATGCTGCGAGAGGCGTCGGAGCAGGTTCCTTCGCTCCGGGACATAGGGTTGCACCTGGACAACACCGAGCTATCGATTGTCCGGGTGGAGGAGGGTTCACCGATTGCCGGGAAGACTCTAGCCGAGACCGACCTGCGGCGGAAGTACGAGGTGACGGTGCTCGCGGTCAGGCGCGGAGCGGAGACGCTCGCTGGGCCCGACGGCGGGACAAAGATCGAGGCCGGCGATCTCTGCATCCTCCTCGACGCCGGGCAGAGCAGCGTAGAGGTATCCTCTCTCTTTCGCAGGGGCCTGCAGGGGTGA
- a CDS encoding TrkH family potassium uptake protein, translated as MDHRNDRHVPALPGRKILPTANSQFAIIAPDLGLLFLFIALVSCAPFLIGFRYGEVEYLLPMASAPAGFGLLGILLAGIPRAEGEAHLSVALSAVALIWLIAALIGALPYTLGLGMPYVDSVFEAMSGWTGTGLSLMPSIETAPRMILFWRSLTQWMGGLGIVAFTVALAGRSGLTRFRLYRSEGRSETFMPSVVATAIEMWRIYLVLTAIGVGLVLLSGVPLWDAVNIAMTAISTGGFSVHAAGILYYENPVLEMLVVPIMIAGALPFKLYYLLYHRRTFALLADPQAILLFALILAGCAVITFDLVTISSLAPAEALRQGVFMTVSGITCTGFQNANPFDWYGATVMVLTMLMLIGGSAGSTAGGIKLGRIILSLEMLNWWFRRLYSGWRAITPLRHDGRPILEHLPEYEVSKSMLVVVLFVLVATVATLLLLHIAPHAGFDSADVVFEVVSAVSNVGISTGFVNPGMGSAAKGVFIIVMWVGRLEIVPVIALVVIGASRRR; from the coding sequence ATGGACCATCGTAACGACCGTCACGTTCCTGCGCTTCCGGGTAGAAAGATACTGCCTACGGCAAACAGCCAGTTTGCAATCATCGCTCCCGACCTCGGGCTCCTCTTCCTCTTCATCGCACTGGTATCCTGCGCTCCGTTCCTTATCGGTTTCCGGTACGGCGAGGTCGAATACCTCCTCCCGATGGCCTCGGCGCCGGCAGGATTCGGCCTCCTCGGGATCCTGCTTGCCGGTATCCCGAGGGCGGAGGGGGAGGCGCATCTCTCCGTCGCACTCTCTGCGGTCGCCCTGATCTGGCTCATCGCCGCCCTGATTGGTGCGCTGCCGTACACCCTCGGTCTTGGGATGCCGTATGTCGACAGCGTGTTTGAGGCGATGTCGGGATGGACGGGGACAGGACTCTCCCTCATGCCGTCGATCGAGACCGCCCCGCGGATGATACTCTTCTGGCGGTCGCTGACCCAGTGGATGGGCGGCCTTGGGATCGTCGCGTTCACCGTCGCTCTCGCGGGCAGGTCGGGCCTGACCCGGTTCAGGCTCTACCGCTCGGAAGGGCGATCCGAGACGTTCATGCCGAGCGTCGTGGCAACCGCTATCGAGATGTGGCGGATATATCTCGTGCTCACGGCCATCGGCGTAGGGCTCGTCCTCCTCTCCGGGGTGCCCCTCTGGGACGCCGTAAACATCGCCATGACGGCGATATCGACCGGCGGGTTCTCGGTACATGCGGCCGGCATCCTCTACTACGAGAACCCGGTGCTCGAGATGCTCGTCGTCCCGATCATGATCGCCGGAGCCCTGCCGTTCAAACTCTATTACCTCCTCTATCACCGGCGAACGTTTGCGCTCCTTGCGGACCCGCAGGCTATCCTCCTCTTCGCGCTCATCCTTGCCGGGTGCGCCGTCATCACCTTCGACCTCGTGACCATCTCCTCCCTTGCCCCCGCCGAGGCACTCAGGCAGGGCGTCTTCATGACGGTGAGCGGCATCACCTGCACCGGGTTCCAGAACGCAAACCCCTTCGACTGGTACGGCGCGACCGTGATGGTCCTTACCATGCTGATGCTGATCGGCGGATCGGCAGGGAGCACCGCCGGGGGCATCAAACTCGGCAGGATCATCCTCAGCCTGGAGATGCTCAACTGGTGGTTCCGGAGGCTTTATTCCGGCTGGCGGGCAATCACCCCGCTCCGGCACGACGGGCGGCCGATCTTAGAGCACCTCCCGGAATACGAGGTATCAAAGAGCATGCTCGTCGTCGTGCTCTTTGTTCTGGTGGCCACGGTCGCCACCCTTCTCCTGCTCCACATTGCACCACACGCCGGGTTCGACTCCGCCGACGTCGTCTTCGAGGTCGTCTCGGCCGTATCGAACGTCGGGATCAGCACGGGGTTTGTGAATCCCGGGATGGGGTCGGCGGCAAAAGGGGTCTTCATCATCGTCATGTGGGTCGGGCGGCTGGAGATCGTTCCCGTCATCGCCCTAGTGGTGATCGGAGCGTCACGGAGACGCTGA
- a CDS encoding DUF2179 domain-containing protein — protein sequence MDFLSAGALTPVLIPLLVFGARVIDVSLETLRIILLARGGRFIVPTIAFIEIIFWVVSLGLVVNDFTNPVYLLSYAAGFATGNYVGILLEERLAMGVCILRVITSREDRSLIDAIRATGYGVTVVAAEGLQGPCTIFYSVVRRYDLLRITEMVEEMSPSAFCTIEDVRSTTRGTFPQSDRGVWSGLPHRSVRLGK from the coding sequence ATGGACTTCCTCTCTGCCGGCGCCCTCACTCCGGTTCTCATACCGCTCCTCGTCTTCGGGGCACGGGTGATCGATGTCAGCCTCGAGACGCTCAGGATCATACTCCTCGCCCGGGGCGGCCGCTTCATCGTCCCCACCATCGCTTTTATCGAGATCATCTTCTGGGTCGTCTCCCTCGGCCTTGTCGTCAACGACTTCACCAATCCGGTCTACCTCCTCTCGTATGCCGCCGGCTTCGCCACCGGGAACTATGTCGGCATCCTCCTTGAGGAGAGGCTCGCGATGGGAGTCTGCATCCTCCGGGTGATCACCTCGCGCGAGGACCGCTCCCTCATCGACGCCATCAGAGCCACCGGCTACGGTGTCACCGTCGTCGCCGCCGAGGGGCTCCAGGGGCCGTGCACCATCTTCTACTCCGTGGTGCGGCGGTACGACCTCCTGCGGATCACCGAGATGGTCGAAGAGATGAGCCCTTCCGCGTTCTGCACCATCGAGGATGTCAGGTCGACCACCCGCGGAACGTTTCCCCAGTCCGACCGGGGCGTGTGGTCCGGCCTCCCTCACCGGTCGGTGCGGCTCGGAAAGTGA